From the genome of Populus alba chromosome 10, ASM523922v2, whole genome shotgun sequence, one region includes:
- the LOC118059755 gene encoding uncharacterized protein isoform X9 yields MGLLHSVGNRFYDIDARGLPFMLAQNPICSAAPSADAINPPASARTILVPPMNKFTLANRAGKANFSTNPARSADPNLQTSQQPNNNKSFDKNRVPHVSANPGKFASSGADDSLVIRFFSDDESGSESEDGEDKSLKTKLNMTVVNENGRLPSTSSTKSSMSQQATRNANSIPKKSSMSCSFNSSMTKTNRVANSRGAGSSSVGQGSQVKNFNSIKRNLASLEHGLELGGDLNSSKVRDLRQQIALRERELKLKAASQNKESPSVSGKDYKSTNISIAAARKSNAAFYEVGQLAPKEPDRKRLKVGGSYSKQLNSDGQQKMLATTYNLPSKEQAPESSGLQDRNMDDYSQKERLMKVTESNVVKWERQDCRRVDISSAKLPAFLCVAASNVNHNSSQSDMSRMQVDPSVVLNQTPPLTNANTNTLPENRKSADSNPVKNCGTQPPASLLKTSTSGQNLINSFEHLQGIYGDKPSCQASLNLNPWNCLGTVNVADHRSIDMHLVEMEESLDKELDEAQEHRRKCEIEERNALKAYQKSQRALIEANSRCTELYRKRELYSTHFRSLIVNDSNLFLPSRQHEHIGTRVNCGNNVSRNVNLTPSPNDQMQPEYDGCNQPGYDSVTGAPSNLLYQHVNGHSLGSEPCSELDASTSEPLPHNSLIAANGVSFQSNDSNISADEDEETFPLDHETDQRSFKIQQGDQNSVGRENHTDYPPNKNPSVHASQDSLILESKLRSKLFARLPIRTFSKNGGSSTVEPADEPGTEIDNESERTLGSNSSVRLSEAQKNQHYDLEGNDKPETIMSELPVQIQSHEKNSSNFHSAADSKDNFTGGHQLTTSIISSPPLVLRSAFAQMKVMYPMTLIESQSIKSQQNYTRGGFSGEGGCMDSEEIQCDKAIANTKEEGLKDICGTEIGTFTHNVAVDPFWPLCLYELRGKCNNDECPWQHARDFTDQNAHQNQHDDSDSADFQVGLTLHQQKSNSGTELSKCHIALIPPSYLVGFNMLRSDSHKSVIAPRNGQCWQKQFSICLALSSLLQKDLLVDQPSFRANDGCIEVRGSWNGQTSYFQSRKSIANHLNQALASSVLSLEMALLILSQEADKLEGMKKSLSLLSRAIEVDPTSEALWMMYLLIYYSNIESVGKDDMFSYAVKNNNRSYGLWLVYIDSRIHLDDRLVAYNAALTALCHHASAFDRGNVYASACILDLFLQMMDCLCMSGNVGKAIQKIQGLFPVAANSDEPPSHLLSDILTCLTISDKYIFWVCCVYLVIYRKLPDAIVQRFECEKELLAIEWPSVYLQNEEKQRAVKLVEMAVDSVKVSVNSESLDSDTNVRLAQQFALCHIRCTLVLDGPACCQNLLGKYMKLCPSCVELVLLSSRLQTNGTGGVSFKGFEGAISNWPKEVPGIHCIWNQYIEYALQKEGPNFAKELTVHWFNSVSKVRYPLNEILDTVDGNSSHGLLELASASNPDSLTSSSNQMEIMFGLINLSLAKLLHNDHMEAHVAIDRALKAAPPQYIKHCLREHAVFLLNYGSQLKKDAPVSEQLKILNGYLKDAQALPVYEPLSRRFIDSIEKPKVQQLIRNILSPVSSDFSLVNFVLEAWYGPTLLPPKSNQPKELVDFVEAIFEIVPSNYPLAFSVCKLLCRGYSSVNVASDSVLYWVCSILVNAIFHAIPIPPEYAWVEAAGILGDISGIELISDRFYKKALSAHPFSVKLWTCYYNLSKTRGYASTVVQKARERGIQVG; encoded by the exons ATGGGTCTCTTACATTCAGTTGGAAATCGATTTTACGATATAGATGCACGTGGCCTTCCATTTATGCTTGCG CAAAATCCTATTTGCTCTGCCGCACCATCTGCTGATGCTATTAACCCGCCTGCTTCTGCAAGGACCATTCTGGTTCCTCCAATGAACAAATTCACTTTAGCCAATCGGGCTG GTAAGGCCAATTTTAGCACCAATCCCGCAAGATCTGCTGATCCCAATCTCCAAACATCACAACAACCAAATAATAACAAGAGCTTTGACAAAAACAGAGTGCCACACGTATCTGCTAATCCTGGAAAGTTTGCATCTTCAGGGGCTGATGATAGCCTAGTGATAAGATTTTTTTCAGATGATGAAAGTGGCAGTGAATCTGAAGATGGAGAAGACAAATCTTTAAAAACTAAACTGAACATGACCGTGGTTAATGAAAATGGAAGGCTGCCCTCAACTTCATCCACAAAATCAAGCATGTCACAGCAGGCTACAAGAAATGCGAACAGTATTCccaagaaatcatcaatgaGTTGCTCATTTAACTCATCAATGACAAAGACAAACAGAGTTGCCAATTCCAGGGGTGCTGGCTCCTCATCTGTTGGGCAAGGTTCtcaagtaaaaaattttaattccatCAAAAGAAATCTTGCAAGCCTAGAGCATGGTCTTGAGCTAGGTGGGGATTTGAACAGCTCTAAAGTTCGGGACTTGAGGCAGCAGATTGCACTTCGGGAAAGGGAACTAAAGCTTAAGGCAGCTTCACAAAACAAGGAATCTCCTTCAGTTTCTGGCAAGGATTACAAGTCTACAAACATCTCTATTGCTGCAGCCAGAAAGTCTAATGCAGCTTTTTATGAAGTTGGGCAATTAGCACCAAAAGAACCAGACAGGAAACGCTTAAAAGTTGGTGGATCTTATTCTAAACAGTTAAATTCAGATGGCCAACAAAAAATGCTTGCAACAACATATAATTTACCTTCGAAGGAACAAGCACCGGAGAGCAGTGGTTTGCAGGATAGAAATATGGATGATTATAGCCAGAAGGAAAGGCTGATGAAAGTAACAGAGTCAAATGTAGTTAAATGGGAAAGGCAAGACTGTAGGCGGGTGGATATTTCATCAGCAAAGCTACCTG CTTTTTTATGCGTTGCAGCTTCTAATGTCAATCATAATTCCAGCCAGTCTGACATGAGCAGAATGCAGGTGGATCCTTCTGTTGTATTGAACCAGACCCCACCACTAACTAATGCAAATACTAATACTTTACCAGAGAATAGA AAGAGCGCTGACTCAAATCCGGTGAAGAATTGTGGAACCCAGCCACCAGCTTCCTTGTTAAAGACATCAACTAGTGGGCAGAATTTAATAAACAGCTTTGAGCATCTGCAAGGCATATACGGTGACAAGCCTTCTTGTCAA GCATCTCTGAATTTAAACCCTTGGAATTGTTTGGGAACTGTAAATGTGGCAGATCATAGAAGCATAGATATGCATCTTGTTGAAATGGAGGAATCATTAGACAAGGAGCTGGATGAAGCACAAGAGCACAGGCGCAaatgtgaaattgaagaaagaaatgcaCTTAAAGCTTATCAAAAATCACAGAGGGCTTTGATTGAGGCTAATTCTAGATGTACAGAACTTTATCGCAAGAGGGAACTCTACTCTACTCATTTTCGATCTCTCATTGTGAATGATTCCAATTTGTTTTTGCCCTCCAGGCAGCATGAGCACATTGGAACTAGGGTGAATTGTGGAAACAATGTATCTAGAAATGTAAATTTAACACCCTCACCAAATGATCAGATGCAGCCTGAGTATGATGGTTGTAACCAGCCTGGGTATGATTCAGTCACCGGTGCTCCCTCAAATTTACTTTATCAGCATGTAAATGGCCATAGTCTGGGATCTGAGCCATGCAGTGAACTGGATGCTAGTACATCAGAGCCATTGCCCCACAACAGCCTGATTGCTGCTAATGGAGTAAGCTTTCAATCCAATGATTCTAATATTTCAgcagatgaagatgaagaaacaTTTCCATTGGACCATGAGACCGATCAGCGTAGCTTCAAAATTCAGCAAGGAGATCAAAATTCTGTGGGAAGGGAAAACCACACAGATTATCCCCCAAACAAAAATCCCTCTGTTCATGCGTCTCAGGATTCTTTGATTCTTGAATCAAAATTAAGATCCAAACTATTTGCACGATTACCAATCAGAACCTTTTCAAAGAATGGTGGTTCATCCACCGTGGAGCCTGCAGATGAACCAGGGACTGAAATTGACAACGAAAGTGAAAGAACCCTGGGAAGCAATAGCAGTGTGCGATTGTCAGAGGCacagaaaaatcaacattatGACCTTGAAG GCAATGATAAGCCTGAAACAATAATGTCTGAGCTTCCTGTTCAGATTCAGAGCCATGAAAAGAATTCTTCAAATTTTCATTCTGCTGCTGATTCCAAGGACAATTTCACAGGAGGTCATCAGTTGACAACGTCAATCATATCTTCACCTCCTTTAGTATTGAGGAGTGCATTTGCTCAAATGAAAGTTATGTACCCAATGACTTTAATAGAATCACAAAGTATAAAAAGTCAACAAAATTATACCCGTGGTGGTTTCAGTGGAGAGGGTGGTTGCATGGATTCTGAGGAAATCCAGTGTGACAAGGCGATAGCAAACACAAAGGAGGAGGGTCTAAAGGATATATGCGGAACTGAAATTGGCACATTTACCCACAATGTTGCGGTTGACCCATTTTGGCCACTCTGCTTGTATGAACTTAGAGGAAAATGCAACAATGATGAATGCCCTTGGCAACATGCTAGGGACTTCACTGATCAAAATGCGCATCAAAATCAGCACGATGATTCTGATAGTGCTG ATTTTCAGGTTGGATTAACACTGCATCAACAAAAAAGTAATAGTGGAACAGAACTTTCCAAGTGTCACATTGCATTGATTCCAccatcttatcttgttggcttcAATATGTTGAGATCTGATTCACATAAATCTGTCATTGCACCGAGAAATGGTCAGTGCTGGCAAAAACAGTTCAGTATTTGCTTAGCTCTATCAAGTTTGCTTCAAAAAGATTTACTTGTtgatcagccttctttccgtgCTAATGATGGTTGTATTGAGGTCCGTGGGAGTTGGAATGGACAAACATCATACTTTCAGAGTAGAAAGAGCATAGCG AATCATCTCAATCAAGCATTAGCCAGCAGCGTGCTGTCCCTTGAAATGGCTCTTCTTATTCTCAGTCAGGAGGCTGACAAACTGGAGGGTATGAAAAAG TCTCTCTCCCTGCTGTCACGAGCTATTGAGGTTGATCCAACATCTGAAGCTCTGTGGATGATGTATCTGCTCATTTACTACAGCAACATTGAGTCTGTTGGGAAGGATGACATGTTCTCCTATGCg gttaaaaacaacaacagatcCTATGGACTTTGGCTCGTGTACATTGACAGTCGTATACATCTTGATGATCGACTGGTTGCGTATAATGCTGCCCTCACAGCGCTTTGCCACCATGCATCTGCTTTTGATAGGGGCAATGTGTATGCTAGTGCATGCATCTTAGATCTGTTTTTACAGATGATGGATTGTTTGTGCATGTCTGGGAATGTTGGCAAGGCCATTCAGAAAATCCAAGGACTCTTCCCTGTGGCAGCTAATTCAGATGAGCCTCCCTCTCATTTGCTCTCTGATATCCTCACATGCTTAACGATTTCTGACAAATATATCTTCTGGGTTTGTTGTGTGTACTTAGTTATTTACAGGAAGTTACCTGATGCTATTGTACAGCGGTTTGAATGTGAGAAAGAACTCCTTGCAATTGAATGGCCTTCTGTTTATTTACAAAATGAAGAGAAGCAGAGGGCTGTTAAGCTCGTTGAGATGGCTGTGGATTCTGTTAAAGTGTCTGTCAATAGTGAATCACTTGATAGTGACACAAATGTCAGACTGGCTCAACAATTTGCTCTCTGCCATATTAGGTGTACGCTAGTTCTTGATGGTCCAGCTTGCTGTCAGAATTTGTTGGGCAAGTATATGAAGTTGTGCCCATCCTGTGTAGAACTTGTTCTTTTGTCATCAAGGCTTCAAACAAATGGCACAGGTGGTGTGAGTTTTAAAGGGTTTGAGGGAGCCATTAGTAATTGGCCAAAAGAAGTCCCTGGAATTCATTGTATCTGGAATCAATATATTGAGTATGCCCTCCAAAAAGAAGGTCCCAATTTTGCAAAAGAACTGACTGTTCACTGGTTTAACTCTGTTTCAAAAGTTAGATATCCTCTGAATGAAATTTTGGATACAGTGGATGGTAATAGCTCACATGGATTATTGGAATTGGCTTCAGCATCAAATCCAGACTCTCTGACATCCAGTTCTAATCAGATGGAAATAATGTTTGGATTAATTAATCTCTCTCTTGCCAAATTGTTGCACAATGACCACATGGAAGCTCACGTTGCCATTGACAGGGCATTGAAGGCTGCACCTCCACAGTACATCAAACATTGCTTGAGAGAACATGCTGTGTTCCTGCTTAACTATGGGTCACAATTAAAGAAGGATGCCCCAGTCAGTgagcaattaaaaattttgaatggtTATTTGAAAGATGCCCAGGCTCTCCCAGTTTATGAACCACTATCTAGACGATTCATTGACAGCATTGAGAAGCCAAAAGTTCAGCAGCTAATCCGTAACATACTGAGTCCAGTTTCATCTGACTTCTCTTTGGTGAATTTTGTACTTGAAGCGTGGTATGGTCCCACTCTTTTACCCCCAAAGTCAAACCAGCCAAAGGAATTGGTGGATTTTGTTGAAGCCATCTTTGAGATAGTGCCATCCAACTACCCGTTAGCATTTTCTGTTTGTAAGCTCTTGTGCAGAGGCTACAGCTCTGTTAATGTTGCTTCTGATAGTGTCCTGTACTGGGTATGCTCAATCTTGGTCAATGCAATCTTTCATGCTATTCCAATACCACCAGAATATGCATGGGTTGAAGCTGCGGGTATTTTGGGTGATATTTCAGGTATCGAGCTCATTTCTGATAGGTTTTACAAGAAAGCTTTATCTGCACATCCATTCTCTGTGAAGTTGTGGACTTGCTATTATAATCTATCAAAGACCAGAGGATATGCAAGCACTGTTGTCCAAAAAGCAAGAGAGAGGGGTATTCAAGTTGGTTGA
- the LOC118059755 gene encoding uncharacterized protein isoform X10: MNKFTLANRAGKANFSTNPARSADPNLQTSQQPNNNKSFDKNRVPHVSANPGKFASSGADDSLVIRFFSDDESGSESEDGEDKSLKTKLNMTVVNENGRLPSTSSTKSSMSQQATRNANSIPKKSSMSCSFNSSMTKTNRVANSRGAGSSSVGQGSQVKNFNSIKRNLASLEHGLELGGDLNSSKVRDLRQQIALRERELKLKAASQNKESPSVSGKDYKSTNISIAAARKSNAAFYEVGQLAPKEPDRKRLKVGGSYSKQLNSDGQQKMLATTYNLPSKEQAPESSGLQDRNMDDYSQKERLMKVTESNVVKWERQDCRRVDISSAKLPAFLCVAASNVNHNSSQSDMSRMQVDPSVVLNQTPPLTNANTNTLPENRKSADSNPVKNCGTQPPASLLKTSTSGQNLINSFEHLQGIYGDKPSCQASLNLNPWNCLGTVNVADHRSIDMHLVEMEESLDKELDEAQEHRRKCEIEERNALKAYQKSQRALIEANSRCTELYRKRELYSTHFRSLIVNDSNLFLPSRQHEHIGTRVNCGNNVSRNVNLTPSPNDQMQPEYDGCNQPGYDSVTGAPSNLLYQHVNGHSLGSEPCSELDASTSEPLPHNSLIAANGVSFQSNDSNISADEDEETFPLDHETDQRSFKIQQGDQNSVGRENHTDYPPNKNPSVHASQDSLILESKLRSKLFARLPIRTFSKNGGSSTVEPADEPGTEIDNESERTLGSNSSVRLSEAQKNQHYDLEGNDKPETIMSELPVQIQSHEKNSSNFHSAADSKDNFTGGHQLTTSIISSPPLVLRSAFAQMKVMYPMTLIESQSIKSQQNYTRGGFSGEGGCMDSEEIQCDKAIANTKEEGLKDICGTEIGTFTHNVAVDPFWPLCLYELRGKCNNDECPWQHARDFTDQNAHQNQHDDSDSADFQVGLTLHQQKSNSGTELSKCHIALIPPSYLVGFNMLRSDSHKSVIAPRNGQCWQKQFSICLALSSLLQKDLLVDQPSFRANDGCIEVRGSWNGQTSYFQSRKSIANHLNQALASSVLSLEMALLILSQEADKLEGMKKSLSLLSRAIEVDPTSEALWMMYLLIYYSNIESVGKDDMFSYAVKNNNRSYGLWLVYIDSRIHLDDRLVAYNAALTALCHHASAFDRGNVYASACILDLFLQMMDCLCMSGNVGKAIQKIQGLFPVAANSDEPPSHLLSDILTCLTISDKYIFWVCCVYLVIYRKLPDAIVQRFECEKELLAIEWPSVYLQNEEKQRAVKLVEMAVDSVKVSVNSESLDSDTNVRLAQQFALCHIRCTLVLDGPACCQNLLGKYMKLCPSCVELVLLSSRLQTNGTGGVSFKGFEGAISNWPKEVPGIHCIWNQYIEYALQKEGPNFAKELTVHWFNSVSKVRYPLNEILDTVDGNSSHGLLELASASNPDSLTSSSNQMEIMFGLINLSLAKLLHNDHMEAHVAIDRALKAAPPQYIKHCLREHAVFLLNYGSQLKKDAPVSEQLKILNGYLKDAQALPVYEPLSRRFIDSIEKPKVQQLIRNILSPVSSDFSLVNFVLEAWYGPTLLPPKSNQPKELVDFVEAIFEIVPSNYPLAFSVCKLLCRGYSSVNVASDSVLYWVCSILVNAIFHAIPIPPEYAWVEAAGILGDISGIELISDRFYKKALSAHPFSVKLWTCYYNLSKTRGYASTVVQKARERGIQVG, from the exons ATGAACAAATTCACTTTAGCCAATCGGGCTG GTAAGGCCAATTTTAGCACCAATCCCGCAAGATCTGCTGATCCCAATCTCCAAACATCACAACAACCAAATAATAACAAGAGCTTTGACAAAAACAGAGTGCCACACGTATCTGCTAATCCTGGAAAGTTTGCATCTTCAGGGGCTGATGATAGCCTAGTGATAAGATTTTTTTCAGATGATGAAAGTGGCAGTGAATCTGAAGATGGAGAAGACAAATCTTTAAAAACTAAACTGAACATGACCGTGGTTAATGAAAATGGAAGGCTGCCCTCAACTTCATCCACAAAATCAAGCATGTCACAGCAGGCTACAAGAAATGCGAACAGTATTCccaagaaatcatcaatgaGTTGCTCATTTAACTCATCAATGACAAAGACAAACAGAGTTGCCAATTCCAGGGGTGCTGGCTCCTCATCTGTTGGGCAAGGTTCtcaagtaaaaaattttaattccatCAAAAGAAATCTTGCAAGCCTAGAGCATGGTCTTGAGCTAGGTGGGGATTTGAACAGCTCTAAAGTTCGGGACTTGAGGCAGCAGATTGCACTTCGGGAAAGGGAACTAAAGCTTAAGGCAGCTTCACAAAACAAGGAATCTCCTTCAGTTTCTGGCAAGGATTACAAGTCTACAAACATCTCTATTGCTGCAGCCAGAAAGTCTAATGCAGCTTTTTATGAAGTTGGGCAATTAGCACCAAAAGAACCAGACAGGAAACGCTTAAAAGTTGGTGGATCTTATTCTAAACAGTTAAATTCAGATGGCCAACAAAAAATGCTTGCAACAACATATAATTTACCTTCGAAGGAACAAGCACCGGAGAGCAGTGGTTTGCAGGATAGAAATATGGATGATTATAGCCAGAAGGAAAGGCTGATGAAAGTAACAGAGTCAAATGTAGTTAAATGGGAAAGGCAAGACTGTAGGCGGGTGGATATTTCATCAGCAAAGCTACCTG CTTTTTTATGCGTTGCAGCTTCTAATGTCAATCATAATTCCAGCCAGTCTGACATGAGCAGAATGCAGGTGGATCCTTCTGTTGTATTGAACCAGACCCCACCACTAACTAATGCAAATACTAATACTTTACCAGAGAATAGA AAGAGCGCTGACTCAAATCCGGTGAAGAATTGTGGAACCCAGCCACCAGCTTCCTTGTTAAAGACATCAACTAGTGGGCAGAATTTAATAAACAGCTTTGAGCATCTGCAAGGCATATACGGTGACAAGCCTTCTTGTCAA GCATCTCTGAATTTAAACCCTTGGAATTGTTTGGGAACTGTAAATGTGGCAGATCATAGAAGCATAGATATGCATCTTGTTGAAATGGAGGAATCATTAGACAAGGAGCTGGATGAAGCACAAGAGCACAGGCGCAaatgtgaaattgaagaaagaaatgcaCTTAAAGCTTATCAAAAATCACAGAGGGCTTTGATTGAGGCTAATTCTAGATGTACAGAACTTTATCGCAAGAGGGAACTCTACTCTACTCATTTTCGATCTCTCATTGTGAATGATTCCAATTTGTTTTTGCCCTCCAGGCAGCATGAGCACATTGGAACTAGGGTGAATTGTGGAAACAATGTATCTAGAAATGTAAATTTAACACCCTCACCAAATGATCAGATGCAGCCTGAGTATGATGGTTGTAACCAGCCTGGGTATGATTCAGTCACCGGTGCTCCCTCAAATTTACTTTATCAGCATGTAAATGGCCATAGTCTGGGATCTGAGCCATGCAGTGAACTGGATGCTAGTACATCAGAGCCATTGCCCCACAACAGCCTGATTGCTGCTAATGGAGTAAGCTTTCAATCCAATGATTCTAATATTTCAgcagatgaagatgaagaaacaTTTCCATTGGACCATGAGACCGATCAGCGTAGCTTCAAAATTCAGCAAGGAGATCAAAATTCTGTGGGAAGGGAAAACCACACAGATTATCCCCCAAACAAAAATCCCTCTGTTCATGCGTCTCAGGATTCTTTGATTCTTGAATCAAAATTAAGATCCAAACTATTTGCACGATTACCAATCAGAACCTTTTCAAAGAATGGTGGTTCATCCACCGTGGAGCCTGCAGATGAACCAGGGACTGAAATTGACAACGAAAGTGAAAGAACCCTGGGAAGCAATAGCAGTGTGCGATTGTCAGAGGCacagaaaaatcaacattatGACCTTGAAG GCAATGATAAGCCTGAAACAATAATGTCTGAGCTTCCTGTTCAGATTCAGAGCCATGAAAAGAATTCTTCAAATTTTCATTCTGCTGCTGATTCCAAGGACAATTTCACAGGAGGTCATCAGTTGACAACGTCAATCATATCTTCACCTCCTTTAGTATTGAGGAGTGCATTTGCTCAAATGAAAGTTATGTACCCAATGACTTTAATAGAATCACAAAGTATAAAAAGTCAACAAAATTATACCCGTGGTGGTTTCAGTGGAGAGGGTGGTTGCATGGATTCTGAGGAAATCCAGTGTGACAAGGCGATAGCAAACACAAAGGAGGAGGGTCTAAAGGATATATGCGGAACTGAAATTGGCACATTTACCCACAATGTTGCGGTTGACCCATTTTGGCCACTCTGCTTGTATGAACTTAGAGGAAAATGCAACAATGATGAATGCCCTTGGCAACATGCTAGGGACTTCACTGATCAAAATGCGCATCAAAATCAGCACGATGATTCTGATAGTGCTG ATTTTCAGGTTGGATTAACACTGCATCAACAAAAAAGTAATAGTGGAACAGAACTTTCCAAGTGTCACATTGCATTGATTCCAccatcttatcttgttggcttcAATATGTTGAGATCTGATTCACATAAATCTGTCATTGCACCGAGAAATGGTCAGTGCTGGCAAAAACAGTTCAGTATTTGCTTAGCTCTATCAAGTTTGCTTCAAAAAGATTTACTTGTtgatcagccttctttccgtgCTAATGATGGTTGTATTGAGGTCCGTGGGAGTTGGAATGGACAAACATCATACTTTCAGAGTAGAAAGAGCATAGCG AATCATCTCAATCAAGCATTAGCCAGCAGCGTGCTGTCCCTTGAAATGGCTCTTCTTATTCTCAGTCAGGAGGCTGACAAACTGGAGGGTATGAAAAAG TCTCTCTCCCTGCTGTCACGAGCTATTGAGGTTGATCCAACATCTGAAGCTCTGTGGATGATGTATCTGCTCATTTACTACAGCAACATTGAGTCTGTTGGGAAGGATGACATGTTCTCCTATGCg gttaaaaacaacaacagatcCTATGGACTTTGGCTCGTGTACATTGACAGTCGTATACATCTTGATGATCGACTGGTTGCGTATAATGCTGCCCTCACAGCGCTTTGCCACCATGCATCTGCTTTTGATAGGGGCAATGTGTATGCTAGTGCATGCATCTTAGATCTGTTTTTACAGATGATGGATTGTTTGTGCATGTCTGGGAATGTTGGCAAGGCCATTCAGAAAATCCAAGGACTCTTCCCTGTGGCAGCTAATTCAGATGAGCCTCCCTCTCATTTGCTCTCTGATATCCTCACATGCTTAACGATTTCTGACAAATATATCTTCTGGGTTTGTTGTGTGTACTTAGTTATTTACAGGAAGTTACCTGATGCTATTGTACAGCGGTTTGAATGTGAGAAAGAACTCCTTGCAATTGAATGGCCTTCTGTTTATTTACAAAATGAAGAGAAGCAGAGGGCTGTTAAGCTCGTTGAGATGGCTGTGGATTCTGTTAAAGTGTCTGTCAATAGTGAATCACTTGATAGTGACACAAATGTCAGACTGGCTCAACAATTTGCTCTCTGCCATATTAGGTGTACGCTAGTTCTTGATGGTCCAGCTTGCTGTCAGAATTTGTTGGGCAAGTATATGAAGTTGTGCCCATCCTGTGTAGAACTTGTTCTTTTGTCATCAAGGCTTCAAACAAATGGCACAGGTGGTGTGAGTTTTAAAGGGTTTGAGGGAGCCATTAGTAATTGGCCAAAAGAAGTCCCTGGAATTCATTGTATCTGGAATCAATATATTGAGTATGCCCTCCAAAAAGAAGGTCCCAATTTTGCAAAAGAACTGACTGTTCACTGGTTTAACTCTGTTTCAAAAGTTAGATATCCTCTGAATGAAATTTTGGATACAGTGGATGGTAATAGCTCACATGGATTATTGGAATTGGCTTCAGCATCAAATCCAGACTCTCTGACATCCAGTTCTAATCAGATGGAAATAATGTTTGGATTAATTAATCTCTCTCTTGCCAAATTGTTGCACAATGACCACATGGAAGCTCACGTTGCCATTGACAGGGCATTGAAGGCTGCACCTCCACAGTACATCAAACATTGCTTGAGAGAACATGCTGTGTTCCTGCTTAACTATGGGTCACAATTAAAGAAGGATGCCCCAGTCAGTgagcaattaaaaattttgaatggtTATTTGAAAGATGCCCAGGCTCTCCCAGTTTATGAACCACTATCTAGACGATTCATTGACAGCATTGAGAAGCCAAAAGTTCAGCAGCTAATCCGTAACATACTGAGTCCAGTTTCATCTGACTTCTCTTTGGTGAATTTTGTACTTGAAGCGTGGTATGGTCCCACTCTTTTACCCCCAAAGTCAAACCAGCCAAAGGAATTGGTGGATTTTGTTGAAGCCATCTTTGAGATAGTGCCATCCAACTACCCGTTAGCATTTTCTGTTTGTAAGCTCTTGTGCAGAGGCTACAGCTCTGTTAATGTTGCTTCTGATAGTGTCCTGTACTGGGTATGCTCAATCTTGGTCAATGCAATCTTTCATGCTATTCCAATACCACCAGAATATGCATGGGTTGAAGCTGCGGGTATTTTGGGTGATATTTCAGGTATCGAGCTCATTTCTGATAGGTTTTACAAGAAAGCTTTATCTGCACATCCATTCTCTGTGAAGTTGTGGACTTGCTATTATAATCTATCAAAGACCAGAGGATATGCAAGCACTGTTGTCCAAAAAGCAAGAGAGAGGGGTATTCAAGTTGGTTGA